One stretch of Centroberyx gerrardi isolate f3 chromosome 13, fCenGer3.hap1.cur.20231027, whole genome shotgun sequence DNA includes these proteins:
- the LOC139928886 gene encoding uncharacterized protein LOC139928886, translating into MGTRASRLQEDPVPSAFGKDGTKRDSYRRPRCTRPTSLMVDFSGSFEDTEANRSRSEEGSDSDMGQQASADGSPADHHSLPSSISQASPADDNSEDKPEEDGNTSPDAPVNAEHQPGEETGRMPHRTFSERLPGNRHSSGRNVAARSARVRGTHQRPVSEAWIGLYRVNNRHGNIRCPFCSKPFPGGRIEDHLLSCLTSPPLPYNTDVLSKDSGECSICLEDLVQGETIARLACLCVYHKSCIDSWSKVKPCCPEHPFD; encoded by the exons ATGGGGACGAGAGCAAGTCGCTTACAAGAAGACCCGGTTCCCTCAGCTTTCGGAAAAGATGGCACAAAGCGAGACTCGTACCGGCGACCCCGCTGTACCAGGCCCACCAGTCTTATGGTAGACTTCTCGGGGAGTTTTGAGGACACAGAGGCCAACCGGAGCCGATCGGAGGAGGGCAGTGACTCGGACATGGGGCAACAAGCGAGCGCCGACGGAAGCCCTGCCGACCACCACAGCCTCCCCTCCAGCATCAGCCAGGCATCACCAGCGGACGACAACAGCGAGGACAAGCCAGAGGAAGACGGGAATACTAGCCCAGATGCTCCTGTCAATGCGGAACATCAGCCCGGGGAAGAGACAGGCCGCATGCCCCACCGCACTTTTTCTGAGCGGCTGCCCGGGAATCGGCACTCTTCCGGGCGCAATGTCGCCGCAAGATCCGCCCGGGTTCGAGGCACACACCAGCGGCCGGTGTCAGAGGCTTGGATCGGCCTTTACCGTGTCAACAACCGCCATGGCA ATATCCGCTGTCCTTTCTGTTCGAAGCCTTTCCCAGGAGGTCGGATCGAGGATCACCTGTTGAGCTGCCTCACGTCTCCCCCTCTACCTTACAACA cggATGTGCTCAGTAAAGACAGCGGCGAGTGCTCTATCTGTCTGGAGGATCTGGTACAGGGAGAGACCATCGCCAGGCTGGCTTGCCTCTGTGTCTACCATAAGAG TTGTATTGATTCCTGGTCCAAGGTGAAGCCCTGCTGTCCTGAACATCCCTTCGATTGA